The Achromobacter pestifer genome includes a region encoding these proteins:
- a CDS encoding DUF4148 domain-containing protein, with the protein MNTFRLSVLALSMALAGAAAHAEGKTREQVRAELMEAKAAGLVTYGEQQYPVDLPNVSSKTRQQVREELDAARAAGLVTYGEQDYPPALPSQSDQTRDQTVAELREARLRGQMKSGELDYPPAVN; encoded by the coding sequence ATGAATACATTCCGACTTTCCGTCCTGGCGCTGAGCATGGCGCTCGCTGGCGCCGCCGCGCATGCCGAAGGCAAGACGCGTGAACAGGTGCGCGCCGAATTGATGGAAGCCAAGGCTGCCGGCCTGGTGACCTACGGCGAACAGCAATACCCGGTGGATCTGCCTAATGTCAGCAGCAAGACCCGCCAGCAAGTGCGCGAAGAACTCGACGCCGCGCGCGCGGCCGGCCTGGTCACGTACGGTGAACAGGATTACCCGCCCGCGCTGCCGTCGCAATCGGACCAGACCCGGGACCAGACGGTCGCGGAACTGCGCGAGGCGCGCCTGCGCGGCCAGATGAAGTCGGGCGAGCTGGACTACCCGCCCGCCGTCAATTGA
- a CDS encoding AraC family transcriptional regulator, producing MHRLDDPAPFFNPDIDSQWTYAMRVHADENDQESPPHRHAMGQLVLSLQGGVTCSVPQGLWMVPPQCGVWIPGGVPHSNRVTQNGRVCFLFVPPDAAGLPGQCCTLAISPLVRELVAYLADLVPEETATAPHRKLAEVLVEQLARMPAEQLHLPISQHPRLREIADALHDDPADRSTVAQWGRRVAMSERTLARLVQQELGMSFGRWRQQMHIIQALQRLSAGVSVQRTAEDLGYESVSAFITMFRKTLGKTPARYFADKADGIN from the coding sequence ATGCACCGCCTGGACGACCCCGCCCCGTTTTTCAATCCCGACATCGACTCGCAATGGACCTATGCGATGCGCGTGCACGCGGACGAGAACGACCAGGAATCTCCGCCGCACCGGCACGCAATGGGCCAACTGGTCCTGTCCTTGCAAGGCGGCGTGACCTGCTCGGTGCCGCAAGGCTTGTGGATGGTGCCGCCGCAATGCGGCGTCTGGATTCCCGGCGGCGTGCCGCACAGCAACCGCGTCACGCAGAACGGCCGAGTGTGCTTTCTGTTCGTGCCGCCCGACGCTGCCGGTCTGCCCGGACAATGCTGCACGCTGGCCATCTCGCCGCTGGTGCGTGAACTGGTCGCCTACCTGGCGGACCTGGTCCCGGAAGAAACGGCGACAGCCCCCCACCGCAAGCTGGCCGAGGTGCTGGTCGAGCAACTGGCGCGCATGCCGGCCGAGCAGCTGCATCTGCCCATCTCGCAACACCCGCGCCTGCGCGAGATCGCCGACGCCCTGCACGATGATCCCGCCGACCGCAGCACGGTGGCGCAATGGGGCAGGCGCGTCGCCATGAGCGAGCGCACGCTGGCGCGGCTGGTGCAGCAGGAGCTCGGCATGAGCTTTGGCCGCTGGCGCCAGCAGATGCACATCATCCAGGCCTTGCAGCGCCTGTCCGCGGGCGTCTCGGTGCAGCGCACGGCGGAAGACCTGGGCTACGAATCCGTCAGCGCCTTCATCACCATGTTCCGCAAAACGCTGGGCAAGACGCCCGCCCGCTACTTCGCGGACAAGGCCGACGGCATCAATTGA
- a CDS encoding MFS transporter has translation MNSHPLSSKRPAGNPVLLIAGILCMAMALRAPITGVPPLTGMLREQLGLSATAAGMLITLPLLAFAVVSLFAAGLARRHGLERSLFAAMLLVAAGILVRTLGPAWSLFLGTAVIGAGIAIGNVLLPSLLKRDFPQQVAGLTSAYVLTMSLAAGLASAVAIPLADLSDATWRFSTGCLLVVPVLSALLWLPQLANHTAPAASTAHAPHGPRLWHSALAWQVTLFLGINSFVFYVGVSWLPAILRDAGYTAERAGALHGLLQLMSAVPALFLAPVVGRLKDQRGAAFCSAVASFAAFVGLIAAPGWATLWIVLMGLGTGGGIILGLAFVGLRASHAQQAAALSGMAQCVGYLFAASGPALAGTLHDAQGDWNVALGLCAALCLAMAAIGLYAGRAIQIGQYRDAALKPVRPGFSTSAPAARARRSPARRS, from the coding sequence ATGAATTCGCATCCTCTCTCTTCCAAGCGTCCCGCCGGCAATCCCGTGTTGCTCATTGCGGGCATCCTCTGCATGGCCATGGCGCTGCGCGCGCCGATTACCGGCGTGCCGCCGCTGACAGGCATGCTCCGCGAGCAATTGGGGCTGAGCGCCACGGCTGCGGGCATGCTGATCACCTTGCCCTTGCTGGCCTTTGCCGTGGTGTCGCTGTTCGCCGCGGGCCTGGCCCGCCGCCACGGCCTGGAACGCAGCTTGTTTGCCGCCATGCTGCTGGTCGCGGCAGGCATCCTCGTGCGCACGCTGGGCCCGGCCTGGAGCCTGTTCCTGGGCACCGCGGTCATCGGCGCCGGCATCGCCATCGGCAATGTGCTGCTGCCCAGCCTCTTGAAACGCGATTTTCCGCAGCAGGTCGCGGGCCTGACGTCTGCCTACGTGCTGACCATGAGCCTGGCCGCGGGCCTGGCGTCCGCCGTCGCCATCCCGCTGGCGGACCTGTCGGACGCGACCTGGCGCTTCTCCACGGGCTGCCTGCTGGTGGTGCCCGTGCTCAGCGCCTTGCTGTGGCTGCCGCAGCTGGCCAATCACACCGCGCCCGCGGCATCCACGGCGCACGCGCCGCATGGCCCTCGTCTGTGGCATTCGGCGCTGGCGTGGCAGGTGACGCTGTTCCTGGGCATCAATTCCTTCGTGTTCTATGTGGGCGTGAGCTGGCTGCCGGCCATCCTGCGCGATGCCGGCTATACGGCCGAACGGGCCGGCGCGTTGCATGGCCTGCTGCAGCTCATGTCGGCGGTCCCGGCGCTGTTCCTGGCTCCGGTGGTGGGGCGCTTGAAGGACCAGCGCGGCGCTGCGTTCTGCTCGGCCGTGGCCTCGTTCGCCGCGTTCGTCGGCTTGATCGCCGCGCCCGGTTGGGCGACGCTGTGGATCGTGTTGATGGGCCTGGGCACGGGCGGGGGCATCATCCTGGGCCTTGCATTCGTCGGCTTGCGCGCCAGCCATGCACAGCAGGCGGCGGCGCTGTCGGGCATGGCGCAATGCGTAGGCTACCTGTTCGCCGCCAGCGGTCCTGCGCTGGCGGGGACGCTGCATGACGCGCAGGGCGACTGGAACGTGGCGCTGGGCCTGTGCGCGGCCTTGTGCCTGGCAATGGCGGCCATCGGCCTTTACGCGGGCCGCGCCATCCAGATCGGGCAATACCGCGATGCCGCGCTCAAGCCTGTCCGGCCCGGCTTTTCCACAAGCGCACCAGCGGCTCGGGCGCGTCGGTCTCCGGCACGTCGAAGCTGA
- a CDS encoding protealysin inhibitor emfourin: protein MIELPPLDLALLVRLTREGGLAYVPALAQPRSIDLVTCPPDVRQEVCDALQRSAPVAVPRCAAGGGDQRYFHVEVVYEGDDAADISFDVPETDAPEPLVRLWKSRAGQA, encoded by the coding sequence ATGATCGAACTGCCTCCCCTGGACCTTGCCCTGCTGGTGCGCCTGACGCGCGAAGGCGGGCTGGCGTACGTGCCCGCGCTGGCGCAACCGCGCAGCATAGACCTCGTCACCTGCCCGCCCGATGTAAGACAGGAAGTGTGCGACGCCCTGCAACGTTCCGCGCCTGTCGCCGTTCCGCGTTGCGCCGCAGGCGGCGGCGACCAGCGCTACTTCCACGTGGAGGTCGTGTACGAAGGCGACGACGCCGCGGACATCAGCTTCGACGTGCCGGAGACCGACGCGCCCGAGCCGCTGGTGCGCTTGTGGAAAAGCCGGGCCGGACAGGCTTGA
- a CDS encoding M4 family metallopeptidase encodes MPRPSESAPLIGVIPPYMLDRLAQHADARVSMPAVKTLIIDQQQRSLREMAVQPPRAKPARPKKAAPAGTPQRAVHDAANTTTLPGKLVRAEGARASGDVAVDEAYEHLGSTYKLFWEVYQRHSIDGQGLPLIGSVHYGEDYDNAFWNGAQMVFGDGDGEVFNRFTVAVDIIGHELTHGVIDAEAALLYQGQSGALNESLCDVFGALVKQHTLGQDARQADWLVGAGLFKPKIRARALRSMAEPGSAYDDPLLGKDPQPAHMRDYVDTPNDNGGVHINSGIPNRAFHLAATALAGPAWAGAGRVWYDTLCDKRLRHDADFAQFAKLTLAVAAERHDATVRDAVARAWAGVGVQT; translated from the coding sequence ATGCCACGTCCTTCCGAGTCCGCGCCGTTGATTGGCGTGATCCCCCCCTACATGCTGGATCGGCTGGCGCAGCACGCCGACGCGCGGGTCAGCATGCCCGCGGTCAAGACGCTGATCATCGACCAACAGCAGCGCAGCCTGCGCGAGATGGCGGTGCAGCCCCCGCGCGCCAAGCCCGCCCGCCCCAAGAAAGCGGCGCCCGCCGGCACGCCCCAGCGCGCCGTGCACGACGCCGCCAACACCACCACCCTGCCCGGCAAGCTGGTGCGCGCCGAAGGCGCCCGCGCCAGCGGCGACGTGGCGGTGGACGAAGCCTATGAACACCTGGGCTCGACCTACAAGCTGTTCTGGGAGGTCTACCAGCGCCATTCCATCGACGGCCAGGGGCTGCCGCTGATCGGCAGCGTGCATTACGGCGAAGACTACGACAACGCTTTCTGGAACGGCGCGCAGATGGTGTTCGGCGATGGCGATGGCGAAGTCTTCAACCGCTTCACGGTGGCGGTGGACATCATCGGCCACGAGCTCACGCACGGCGTGATCGACGCCGAAGCCGCCCTGCTTTACCAGGGCCAGTCCGGCGCCTTGAACGAATCCCTGTGCGACGTGTTCGGCGCGCTGGTCAAGCAGCACACGCTGGGCCAGGACGCGCGCCAGGCCGATTGGCTGGTGGGCGCCGGGCTGTTCAAGCCCAAGATCCGCGCCCGCGCGCTGCGCTCCATGGCGGAGCCTGGCAGCGCCTACGACGATCCCCTGCTGGGCAAGGACCCGCAGCCCGCCCACATGCGCGATTACGTGGATACGCCGAACGACAACGGCGGCGTGCACATCAACTCCGGCATCCCCAACCGCGCCTTCCATCTGGCGGCCACCGCGCTGGCCGGCCCCGCATGGGCCGGCGCCGGCCGCGTCTGGTACGACACGCTCTGCGACAAGCGCCTGCGCCACGACGCCGACTTCGCGCAGTTCGCGAAGCTGACGCTGGCCGTGGCGGCGGAGCGCCACGACGCCACCGTGCGCGACGCCGTCGCCCGGGCATGGGCCGGCGTGGGAGTCCAGACATGA
- a CDS encoding anti-virulence regulator CigR family protein, which produces MRRKPSMIIAILACAAALGAPAQAAPPEGKGKPDHAGQGNGNGNGNGNGKNKGQQSQDGGVSVTLSTAGITVSTARGYAVQAGATGYGSLPPGIRKNLARGKPLPPGIAKKMVPGPMLARLPVHPGYEWRVAGSDLILVAIATAVVADVLTGVFN; this is translated from the coding sequence ATGCGCCGCAAACCCTCGATGATCATTGCCATCCTTGCCTGTGCCGCCGCGCTCGGCGCGCCGGCGCAAGCCGCGCCGCCCGAGGGCAAAGGCAAGCCGGACCACGCCGGCCAAGGCAACGGCAACGGTAACGGTAACGGCAATGGCAAGAACAAAGGCCAGCAGAGCCAAGACGGCGGCGTCAGCGTCACGCTCAGCACCGCGGGCATCACCGTGTCCACCGCGCGCGGCTACGCCGTGCAGGCGGGCGCAACCGGCTATGGCTCGCTGCCGCCGGGCATACGCAAGAATCTGGCGCGCGGCAAGCCCCTGCCTCCGGGCATCGCCAAGAAGATGGTGCCTGGCCCGATGCTGGCGCGACTGCCGGTCCATCCCGGCTACGAATGGCGCGTCGCGGGCAGCGACCTGATCCTCGTCGCCATCGCCACCGCCGTCGTGGCCGACGTGCTCACGGGCGTGTTCAACTAG
- a CDS encoding prohibitin family protein, translating into MVKTIGAVKPRGFKIAVITAVLFLLILFLAFDSWFQVDQGERGVVLRNGKLVRVSEPGLDFKTPFIDNVMTVSVRDHTFVFEKLEAYSYDQQPATLRVSVTYRVPPEHVAELYSEYGTISNLQMRVLERKTPDSVKNVFGQYTAVRAIQERQKLGQDVNTAVLKTMEGAPVQVVGVQIEEVGFSQAYEHSIEQRMLAQVQIETTRQQKETAMITAEIQVVKAKAEADARRQQFTAEADGIRMRGDAEAAAIRAKAEALAANTNLVSLNAVEKWDGVLPATQVPGSALPFIGIK; encoded by the coding sequence ATGGTCAAGACGATTGGTGCTGTAAAGCCGCGTGGTTTCAAGATCGCGGTAATCACGGCGGTGTTGTTTTTGCTGATCCTGTTCCTGGCTTTCGATTCCTGGTTCCAGGTCGATCAGGGCGAGCGCGGCGTGGTCCTGCGCAACGGCAAGCTGGTGCGCGTGTCGGAGCCGGGCCTTGATTTCAAGACCCCGTTCATCGACAACGTCATGACGGTGTCGGTGCGCGACCACACGTTCGTGTTTGAAAAGCTGGAAGCCTACAGCTATGACCAGCAGCCGGCGACGCTGCGCGTGTCGGTGACCTACCGCGTGCCGCCCGAGCACGTGGCCGAGCTGTACTCGGAGTACGGCACCATCAGCAACCTGCAGATGCGCGTGCTTGAGCGCAAGACGCCGGATTCGGTGAAGAACGTGTTCGGCCAGTACACCGCGGTGCGCGCCATCCAGGAACGCCAGAAGCTGGGCCAGGACGTGAACACGGCCGTGCTCAAGACAATGGAAGGCGCGCCGGTGCAGGTGGTGGGCGTGCAGATCGAGGAAGTTGGGTTCTCGCAGGCCTACGAACACTCGATCGAACAACGCATGCTGGCGCAGGTGCAGATCGAGACGACCCGCCAACAAAAGGAAACGGCGATGATCACCGCCGAAATCCAGGTGGTCAAGGCCAAGGCGGAAGCCGATGCGCGCCGCCAGCAGTTCACCGCCGAGGCCGACGGCATCCGCATGCGCGGCGACGCTGAAGCGGCCGCGATCCGCGCCAAGGCCGAGGCCCTGGCCGCCAACACCAATCTGGTGAGCCTGAACGCGGTGGAAAAGTGGGATGGCGTGCTGCCGGCCACGCAGGTGCCGGGCTCGGCCCTGCCGTTCATCGGCATCAAGTAG
- a CDS encoding PTS sugar transporter subunit IIC/EAL domain-containing protein, whose translation MPKLALMRYPKDRLAALAGASALRAIREGLLWTLPCLLVTALFLVLTVIARQLGLPATVVELLTAVHDKLTSLMPILAGTSIGYMLSFRHRVPHLPTAFLCLSYVMIAEGLLAPYPQAAATLVLFIAIVSPLLTVPLMAWLHRRRWTQLAPDGVISENIRDTLNMVVPGLLTAGLVVLALSAVLQIPAVAQFNIPLSLASLDSPFTSGALMAGLNSLLWFFGIHGYHALAPLMSVMDQAAMLNSASQSAGYEGMYALNSTLLGAFVFIGGSGATLSLVAAMLVFARSESLRLLALASLPVALLNVNEILLFGLPLILNPRLLVPFILAPVINVILALAVVQLGWLPSAAATLPLTSPVLFNAYIAAGGNLGGVALQLALVAIGACLYAPYVVALERQREESSTVYFKSLDTTFTRLQEESLLYAHDPVVQTYADRARRNAENTRIRAISQYDFHLEFQPQVSLRSGLCTGCEALLRATGPDGARQTPLEFLRWLAQADLMREVDLWVARQAVQQCLQWRKRDFALPMTINVTAGTLTSGDYLEKLIKVLAQAGGQISVELTEDALVEDTQALHTAFDRLHAIGARVYIDDFGTGYSALSYLHQFEIDAVKIDRSFVVAQDSDRGVLVLNGLLRFCEALNLQIVVEGVETDQQLMALESPAEIIVQGWYYSKALSGDSLVDYARGRQAAPPVRAQPSPASPT comes from the coding sequence ATGCCGAAACTGGCCCTGATGCGTTATCCAAAAGATCGGCTGGCTGCGCTGGCGGGCGCAAGCGCCCTGCGCGCCATACGCGAGGGCCTGCTCTGGACCCTGCCCTGCCTGCTGGTCACGGCGCTGTTCCTGGTGCTGACCGTCATCGCCCGCCAACTGGGCCTGCCCGCCACGGTCGTGGAACTGCTGACCGCCGTCCACGACAAGCTGACGAGCCTCATGCCCATCCTGGCCGGCACCTCCATCGGCTACATGCTGTCGTTCCGCCATCGCGTGCCGCATCTGCCCACCGCGTTCCTGTGCCTGTCCTACGTGATGATCGCCGAAGGCCTGCTGGCGCCCTATCCGCAGGCCGCAGCCACCCTGGTGCTGTTCATCGCCATCGTCTCGCCCTTGCTGACGGTGCCGTTGATGGCCTGGCTGCACCGCCGCCGCTGGACGCAGCTGGCGCCTGACGGGGTCATCAGCGAAAACATCCGCGACACACTGAACATGGTCGTCCCGGGACTGCTGACGGCCGGCCTGGTGGTGCTTGCGCTGTCCGCGGTGCTGCAGATTCCAGCCGTGGCGCAATTCAATATTCCCTTGAGCCTGGCGTCGCTGGACAGCCCTTTCACCTCGGGCGCGCTGATGGCGGGATTGAACTCCCTGCTGTGGTTCTTCGGCATACACGGCTACCATGCGCTCGCCCCCCTGATGAGCGTGATGGACCAGGCGGCCATGCTGAACTCCGCCAGCCAGTCCGCCGGCTACGAAGGCATGTATGCCTTGAACAGCACGCTGCTGGGCGCCTTCGTCTTCATCGGCGGATCGGGCGCGACGCTGTCGCTGGTCGCGGCCATGCTGGTGTTCGCGCGCAGTGAATCGCTGCGCCTGCTGGCGCTCGCAAGCCTGCCGGTCGCGCTCCTGAACGTGAACGAAATCCTGCTCTTCGGGCTGCCCCTGATACTGAATCCGCGCCTGCTGGTGCCGTTCATCCTGGCGCCGGTGATCAACGTCATCCTGGCCCTGGCCGTCGTGCAGCTGGGCTGGCTGCCCTCCGCGGCGGCGACCCTGCCCCTGACCTCGCCGGTGCTGTTCAACGCCTACATCGCCGCCGGCGGCAATCTGGGCGGCGTGGCGCTGCAGCTCGCGCTGGTGGCCATAGGCGCTTGCCTGTACGCGCCCTATGTCGTCGCGCTGGAGCGCCAGCGCGAGGAAAGCTCCACCGTCTACTTCAAATCGTTGGACACCACCTTCACCCGCCTGCAGGAAGAATCGCTGCTGTACGCGCATGACCCGGTGGTGCAGACCTACGCCGACCGCGCACGCCGCAATGCCGAAAACACCCGCATCCGCGCCATCAGCCAATACGATTTCCACCTGGAATTCCAGCCGCAGGTGTCATTGCGCAGCGGCCTGTGCACCGGCTGCGAAGCCCTGCTGCGCGCCACCGGGCCGGACGGCGCGCGGCAGACTCCGTTGGAATTCCTGCGCTGGCTGGCGCAGGCCGACCTGATGCGGGAGGTGGATCTGTGGGTGGCCAGGCAGGCCGTGCAGCAATGCCTGCAATGGCGCAAACGCGACTTCGCCTTGCCGATGACCATCAACGTCACGGCCGGCACCCTGACCTCCGGCGACTACCTGGAGAAACTGATCAAGGTGCTGGCGCAGGCCGGCGGGCAGATCTCGGTCGAGTTGACCGAAGACGCGCTGGTGGAGGACACCCAGGCGCTGCACACCGCCTTCGACCGCCTGCATGCCATAGGCGCACGGGTCTACATCGACGATTTCGGCACCGGCTATTCAGCCCTGAGCTATCTGCACCAGTTCGAGATCGACGCGGTCAAGATCGACCGCAGCTTCGTCGTGGCGCAAGACAGCGACAGAGGCGTGCTGGTCTTGAACGGCCTGCTGCGCTTTTGCGAAGCGCTGAACCTGCAGATCGTGGTGGAGGGCGTGGAAACGGACCAGCAGTTGATGGCGCTGGAATCCCCCGCCGAGATCATCGTGCAGGGGTGGTACTACAGCAAGGCCTTGTCGGGCGACAGCCTCGTGGACTATGCGCGCGGCCGGCAGGCTGCGCCGCCGGTGCGTGCGCAGCCCTCGCCCGCGTCGCCTACTTGA
- a CDS encoding RNA polymerase sigma factor, which yields MSRSSPPRSGWLAYYDELVGVWSRRVGNRHDAEDAAHDAIECLLKADASVALKARSYLFQAAGHRLIDRWRRQERTEHVPLDLLDEADQPAWTDPEAPVRASRLADDLAQVLAELPPKCREAFVLNRIEGWTQAEVAQHMGLSKNMIERYVMRAIEFVRDRMREHYP from the coding sequence ATGTCCCGCTCCTCTCCGCCCCGTTCCGGCTGGCTCGCCTACTACGACGAGCTGGTGGGGGTATGGAGCCGCAGAGTCGGCAATCGGCATGACGCGGAGGATGCGGCGCACGATGCCATCGAATGCCTGCTGAAGGCGGACGCCAGCGTCGCGTTGAAGGCGCGCAGCTACCTGTTCCAGGCTGCCGGACATCGCTTGATCGATCGCTGGCGCCGCCAGGAGCGGACCGAGCATGTGCCGCTGGACCTCTTGGACGAGGCTGACCAGCCCGCCTGGACTGACCCCGAGGCGCCAGTGCGCGCATCGCGCCTGGCTGATGATCTGGCGCAAGTCCTGGCAGAATTGCCGCCCAAGTGCCGCGAGGCCTTTGTCCTGAACCGCATCGAAGGCTGGACGCAGGCCGAGGTGGCGCAGCATATGGGCCTGTCCAAGAACATGATCGAACGCTACGTCATGCGGGCAATCGAATTCGTCCGCGACCGCATGCGTGAACACTATCCATGA
- a CDS encoding FecR family protein, translated as MTMPSTNDRDEQRAPDTAAQWFARWHSGELTRRQRREFGRWRRDHPEAAREFDRLQQLGKAAAGISRDQVRVLLGGEIPARPRPQRQRRLALRLAAGGAALGAAAMVAWWNLPAEIPGYSATLGAERGERRQVTLPDGSVLELNGATRADVRLYAGRREVALDSGEILFTVSADAARPFIVRAGSGVVRVTGTVFDVRRDEDQVAVLVASGTVEVSGGHWWNMGHAVLRGGDGIRVPGSGAIGVSAPADVQSAIAWREGRVVFKNAPLAEVVRDMNRYLSVPLRLADDKVGRLRVSASFSLDRPEALVDALPAVAPVRLTPRPDGALEISAK; from the coding sequence ATGACGATGCCTTCCACCAATGACCGCGACGAGCAGCGCGCGCCCGATACTGCGGCGCAGTGGTTCGCGCGTTGGCATTCGGGCGAGCTGACGCGCCGCCAGCGGCGCGAGTTTGGCCGCTGGCGGCGTGACCATCCCGAGGCCGCGCGCGAATTCGACCGCCTGCAGCAACTGGGAAAGGCCGCCGCCGGAATATCCCGCGATCAAGTCCGGGTCTTGCTGGGCGGAGAGATCCCGGCCCGGCCCCGGCCGCAACGGCAGCGCCGCCTCGCGCTGCGCCTTGCCGCGGGCGGTGCGGCATTGGGCGCGGCGGCAATGGTGGCGTGGTGGAACCTGCCGGCGGAGATCCCGGGCTACTCCGCGACGCTTGGGGCGGAGCGCGGCGAACGCCGGCAAGTGACGTTGCCCGATGGTTCCGTGCTGGAACTCAATGGCGCGACGCGCGCCGACGTGCGTTTGTACGCCGGACGCAGGGAAGTGGCGCTGGACAGTGGCGAGATCCTGTTTACCGTCAGCGCCGATGCGGCGCGGCCATTCATCGTGCGCGCCGGCAGCGGCGTGGTGCGCGTGACCGGCACGGTCTTCGATGTGCGGCGCGACGAAGATCAGGTCGCCGTGCTGGTGGCGTCCGGCACGGTGGAGGTGTCGGGCGGCCACTGGTGGAACATGGGTCATGCCGTGCTGCGCGGGGGCGACGGCATCCGCGTGCCAGGCAGCGGCGCGATCGGGGTGTCCGCGCCCGCCGATGTCCAGAGCGCGATCGCGTGGCGGGAAGGGCGGGTGGTGTTCAAGAACGCGCCGCTGGCCGAGGTGGTACGGGATATGAACCGCTACTTGTCCGTGCCGTTGCGGCTGGCGGACGACAAGGTGGGGCGCTTGCGGGTATCGGCGTCATTCAGCCTGGATCGGCCCGAAGCCCTGGTAGACGCCTTGCCGGCGGTCGCGCCGGTGCGCCTGACGCCGCGCCCTGACGGCGCTCTCGAAATCAGCGCAAAGTAG